The genome window GAGGAGCTCTTTCTGCACTGACTGCTCCTTGTTTTACTGTCTTGactttttcttgaaaaaatCATAAAGTTGAATTACATGAGCAAAGTAAACATATGTTAAAAAATAATGGTAAAATAAACTTTAACCAATTTCAGTCCTTCCTGAACAGTGAGAAACCACTACAAAACCTTATGTAAGCCTTACTATTCTTCCCATGCTTGTCTGAGCCATAGTCCATAGAGTTAATGTGGTCATTAATCAGACTGCATGGTTTTGCCCTTCAAAGGCACTTCCATGCCAACTGGGTATCTGTCTGTCAAGAACAGTTGTGGCAGCTTATTTGGTGCCCAGTTGGATGTTTCAGAAGGTGATACAGCCTCGGCCAGAAAGCTGGTGCACTAACTGACATGAAGTAGTTGGGAAAATCACAATTGCTGAACTGGAACTAAGCATTGGATCatttaaaatacaatatttaCAAGAAAGGAATGATCAGGCAGTTTTGGCTTAAAGTTGATAACTCAGTTCCTATTCAGGCATGATCCCAAAGGTAAATACGTACAGATTTGGCCACTGTGAACAAGATTAATTTTAACAGCAGTTGTACTGAGCAATTCAGAGCTGAGAAGAAAAAGTTCTTTTGAGACTGTGCTTTTGAGAATTTCCTTTAAGCTGAGATAATGatttttaggagaaaaaattgGAGAAGTTTAAATTGCACCTAAACCAGGAAGGTTCCTGTCCTCACTAGTGAGTATGCACCAAAGAATGTTACTCTAATTAGTCTGATCATGCTTATTAATTATACAGAACAAGGTAATCTGGCCTCAGCATGGGCAGCATGTTTCCTCATTGGTGTAGGATTGCAAAAGCCTGAGTGTTTTATTTGCAGTATTGCATGTCTGTGCTGTGTGATACCAAACCAGGCTGTAAGGTAAGACATCTGCCCTGTGGCTTTGGTTAATTTATACAAGTAGTCATTATGCCCAGCTCTAGCATTCTTGGTCATTCTCCAGTTTTATAAATTACAATTCcatattttgtatttatatttataatttattatattttatatttctaaagTGGTGACATTGTTGAATATCATTAGGCCTGATCCTGATGCTGTAGGACTGCATGGAGGGTGTCCAAGCAGAGGTGATTCCTTGTCAACAAAGAGATCTTCAGGATCTGTCATTTGCCAGTTCTTAACCTTTCATGTGCTCTACAAATATTGTGTGAAGCAAACTTTACACcgcagggctgtgccccccgAATGGTTCTGCAGAGCCACCTGACATTGCTTCTGCCTCGTGCATCAATCGCAGCATAAaggggagaggagcagaaatAGAAGAGAGCAGGCCTGGCTGCCATCCCTCCCGCAAGGGGACTTTGCAGCTCGTGTTTGGAGAGGACAAAACCCCGACAGTGCCGGCCCGGCTGGTCAGAAGCGATCGCATCAAATCGCGGTGGGAGCCAGCGCCGTGCGGCTGCTGCGGGTGACGGCAGCATTGTCCGTGCTCACCCacgctgcagggctgggcaggacggacggacagacagacagacactggCTGTGTGCCGGGGCACCAGAGCCCCTCTCGCTGCCCTGGGCGTGCCAGGCGCTGCCGTGACCCGCTGGGGACTGAGGGGAGGTGTGGCAGTGTCACGAGCAGTGATGGAGCTGTGTCCCAGGGTGggagtcctgcccctgctgcaggcactcGGGGCTGGATCACAGCTCAGTCTGGGAAACCTGGAAGGGAGCATGGATGTGACCAAGGAGGAACCTTCTGGGTAGCAGCAGTTCACCTGGGTGCCCTCCTGGACTGATGGCACAACATGAACTAAGATGTTTTATAGTTAAAGAGGGTTCAAAAGGCTTCAAATTCCTTTGTTATTTTGGCATTCTTATTTTTCCTGAGATCATGAGGTTTGATAAGGATGGGGAATCATAAATTCCTGAGTCGAGACTTCTGAGGGTGTAATACTTCAAAGTAGTAAAACACATCTTTAGCCAGTATACtgggggaagaggaaggaggagcCACCCTGTAAACAGCAACAGCTCAGGTAACTCTGCAGTCCTTTAATTAACACTCCCAGTCTCTGGAGCCCAGCTCTGGTGGCTGTTTAACTACTTCGGAGGGATTGGGATCTTGACTGTTGAACTGTGGGGATTTGCTTGAAAAACacaatagcagaaaaaaaagtaaactgaGAGCAGTGGCATAGTGTGAGCTTCATCAGGGTTCTGCTGTGCACGGGCTCGATTGCCAAACCTGCTAAGGCAGAGTGAAGATTAATTGGCTTTGGTCAGCCTTTGCTTCACTATCTGAATATCATTATCAGGAATGTAAATGATTATGCAATGCAGAGAAATGCCACAATAGTCTCAGTGTCTCCTTTTATACTTGTCTCTTTGTGAACGGGGCTTTATCTAAATGCAAATGTGATTTCAGCCTTCTGATTAGGACATTATACAGTCATCCATTCCAGAAAAGCACAATTAGcggattattttatttctgactCAACAGTTCTTGGTGTAGATAGTTTGTTTGTTGTGCTGTGCACGATATTTAAGTTATCAGAGGGAGATTTACATTATTAGTCAGGATTCTAGCCAGATTTTGTGAAGTTGAGGGTTTTGCGTGGCAGATAAAACTGGTAACATTTGTGGGATTCGAGGGGAGATGTTTTCCGAACAAAAGGCAACGGTGCAGATTCTTACTGTGCTTCATTGTCCTTTTGTGCCGAGGAGGGGGCAAATCACAGTAGAGGCTGTGCAGATGCTCCAGTGCATCAGGGTGTAGCATTACCTGTTGTCAGGTGTGCTTGTACAGGGCACCAGTATCTTAGAACTTAACAATGGGCAGGTCATGAGATTATTTCTTATTAAATAGCCACTTTACCAAAACAGCCATGAAGTTTCCCATGTGCTGTGGTAAATTTCCAGTGAAGTTTTCAGTGGATGAAGTTACATCCTAAGAAAAACATAGATCTTTGTGATAAACTTCCCTGTGAAGCTTGTCCACATCACAGCATTTGTAGCATTTTTGGAGCTATGAATCTGTCAGAACTcaagtggtttggtttttaaatttgAATATGAGAGCCTCATAGGAGTTTAAGTTTGATAATAGGTGGGGTGAAAATTTCCATCTTCAAACCTTTTAGAAAGTCCAGTATTTATGAAAGGCACAGGATGAAAAAAATTCATCCATGCAAATGTATTTATCACACAATTTGAATTCAACAGCTCATcattttcctatgaaaaattactgcagtggaaaattccTAATTATCTATAGCGAAACATTTTCAATTCTATTGATCAGCTTCATCTTTCCATATCCATATGTTTCCATGACTGgttccttcctctctcccagagctgctttctGTGTGCTGGAGCAAGCTGTCCTGGACAGTCCCAGCACATGAGGGATCTTTGCATTTGTGACAGGAAATCTATTGCACCACTTAGGTTTAATTAGAGCACAGTGACATATGATGAGTTTACACATCAAAGCCTAGAAACAACTTCACAAATTGGCTCTGGTCCCAAAGTGTATTTTGGGATCTGTATTGAATTTTGGGATGTTTCAGTGTATTAAGTGGGAATATGTGAAATGCAGGGTTGGGTTCTTAGGGTCAGTGGAATTATACAAATTCTTATCAGCCAAGAATATAGCCAAAAAACTTATGTGCAAAGTTAAATTTGGGTTCAGATCAATTTGAATCCAACTACAAGTTCCAGTTTTCTGTAGTGGATGATAAAAGCTCCTCTCTCTCATGGAGAGAAGGGCAGGGAATAATTCAGTCTATGTGTTAGGAGTCACATTTTGGAGCTGCTTGTCTTTGTGCTGCTTGAAGGGGAATCGGGGATCTCTCAGCTGACTGTCGGGCGTGTAATCACCTCCCCTACCTGAGTGCCAAAGTGAAATGAATCCAAACCAAAAATGCATGGAGTTGATGCCCAGCATAGGTTTCACTGCAAAGAGAAAAGgatattttacagaaaaaaagaaaacaagagatgaaTGTGTTGAAGCTTGGTGGTATTTGGATCCCATTATGATGAGCATTTATAGGTGCATGGAGGAGAGATTTTCCCTACTGCAACAAGATTTAGTCTGTGCAAATATACAGCCCAGGCATGTAATAGTACATGTCGTGATGTACTCTGAAATACATTTGGCTAAAGGACTTAAATTActtaagaaaaaggaaaaaattatttcaagtaACGAGTAGGTATCACAATGGGTGCTAAAACAATGGCTTGCACCTACTTCATTATTCAGTTGTTTATTTATTATCTTCATTCTTAAGAGTAATGATGTAAAAAGTGcctttttccaaatgttaattTAGTTCTTTGCAGATGGCAACCATCTGTTAAATGACAAGGCATTTACAGTCTTTGATTAGCACTTTATAGGACTTGGATGGACTTACTGTTACGACATATAAATATAGTTATGGAAGTGAAACTTGGGAGATTTGTTCTTTTCCTGTTGCTGTTACCAATCCATGTAAGATTTCAAACCTAACaatgtttctttctctcttctcctgTATTTATCCATGTTGTTTCCAGctgaagccttgaaattcttGACAGAATGACAAAATAGGAAATATTGTTAAATTCCAGCGCCATTTGTAGCCATTATGAGCGTCCTTATTCCAAAAAGACACCATGTGATGAACTCCTAGGGATGCTCGAGGAAAGCACTGGAAGTTTGAAGGGCTTTAAGGATCCTGGCTGTGGGCTGTGGCACAGGTTTGGGTACTCACCGAAAGTCACCCTGGCAGTCTGCCTGtgaaacactggggctgtccccatccctgcagtgaGCTGCTCACTCTGTGCTTTGCTCCCCTGAGCAGTACAGCAGTACACCCCCGTCTGTCTGCCCAGAAAGCCAGCAGTTCTCACTGGGGTTTGTTCTGAGGtttctgcaggtgctgctgcccagcccggTGTGCCGGCCCGTGCAGGCTGTGTGCTGTGGCCTGACGCTGCGGTGCTGCGGCTCGCTGTGCTGCAGGCCGCTGGCCGGGATGCCGCCGCTGCCCGAGGCCGAGCTGGTGCGCAGCTCGCTGCAGCTGTACCGGTACCTGCtgcgctgctgccgccgcctGCCCGCGGGGCCCGTGCGGCAGCACTACCGACACGCCATCCGCCAGGTGCGTGCCCATGTCAGTCATTTGTATATCCCCCCATTGGGGGAAATCTCATCTGGCTGTTCATATTCTATTCTTCATATGGAAGTAATTTCATGCCTTTGATCATAGCCGTTGTCCTCTTTCTATTTTAACATACCAGACAATTTAAATTGTTTTGAATTGAAGTTCTcagggggttttgttgtttatgTATGAAAGAAGTAAGACACCTAACATGAAATTCCATATGACCAGATTTGTTATGGAAAGAGGATGTTACTAGTTTTACCTTTTTAGACCATCAGTTTATTTgcaacaaatatttttctgagatCTAAATGCTATCTTTATTTTGACAACCGTTGTGTTGACAAGTCAGTGACACTTGGAATGTTGCAGAGTTTCAAAGTCCATGCTGATGAAGACGATCCTGAGCGAATCCAGCAGATCATTAAGAGAGCCATTGAAGATGCTGACTGGGTGATGAATAAAGTAAGCGCCTCGGATTGTCTGCATTTTGGTTTCAGTTCagaacaaagaagaaaacattggAAAGCAAGTTCTGAATGGTGTATAATGAAGTCAAAAGTTCAACTTTCTCTCTAAATATCTGTGATTTAATTTACTAAGTGACTGTTAAGTCCTTCTCTCTGCCAGTCCATGAAATCCAAATGAGAATTGTTACAGGAGTGAGCACGGATTAGTCCCAGATTATGATATTTTAGCAATAACCAAATCCCAGCAGGTACAATCTAGTCAATAACTATGCCTGATCTATTGTTTTATACTCCAAAGGGAAAGCCTACCAAATTTCAATCTAACTTAAAGAAAATGGACACAAAATTATGTGGATCATGAGGAAGAGTTGTAAATTCTTATTGGTATTAACTTTTACTTAGTTATGTGCTCTTTTccacaaaaatttttttttttttttcagtataaaaACCAGAAGTagaagaggaaggaggaaaCCAAGGAGGACATTGGTAAAGATCCTTAGAGGACTTACAGTCAAGCCCAGTACTGTATTGGAATTATTGCCTGAAGTTTTGTCTTGGATAATATAAATACAATGATTTACATTTCACTGGGATGTCATGAAgctaaattaatatttctgaagAAATTGAACTTTGTAAATTACTTTGTATAATCACAGACTTCTAAGTTAAAGCCTAAGCTTGCCTAACATTTGTGTAACTTATTCCATGATACTGTTAGGCCTGGATCACCCCTAGCAGTGCGTGGTAACGCTTCTTGTGTGGGGACAAGGTTCCCCTGCATCAGTCCCCGTGCCTTTGGGGACTGGGTTCATCCTCTGTGTGGGTGGCACTGGCACTCTGCTGGGACGGTGGCTGCTGTCAGAGTGCTGCTGAGCCGGGTCTGTGCCCCGTGCCATGCTCTGCAGCTCCGAGGCTTCACTGCAGCACTCAATGAATGTCCTTTGGGCAGGGAGGCCGTGTCCTTGTGGCGCAGCCCTTCCTGCCCGTGCCGGGCCGGGTTTCCCGAGGGATCTCAGCCGTGCCAGGCCGGGTTTCCCGAGGGATCTCAGCCGTGCCAGGCCGTGTTTCCCGAGGGATCTcagccgtgccgggccgggttTCCCGAGGGATCTCAGCCGTGCCGGGCCGTGTTTCCCGAGGGATCTCAGCCGTGCCCGCGCCGTGGCCGCTGCAGTTGCCGCGGGCCGCCCGCAGGTGGCGGTGCCGCTGTGCCGAGGGCAGGGCACGAAGGGCCGGAGCCGGGCTCCCGTGGGCGAGCGGAGTTTGGCAGCGCCGCGCCAGAAATGGGGCTGCCGCTGAAGCCCAGAGTGCTGTATCAAAAACCTCCCTTTCCTCTGCTAACCCTCCTGGAACTCCTGCTCTCTGTTACACTTCCCTCTGCCTCCGCCACTGTCTCTGCTCACGTATCTTTCACGTCACCCTTATGCACCCTTAACTTTTGCCATCTTTGTTTTACCTGTTCCTTAATGCTGTTCTCATCTTGTCTCTCTACCTCCTTTATTTCTCCTCCTCAAATCCTTTTCTGCACCAGATGATACTCAGTATTATGCTGGAGCCAGCCTTCTGCTTAACTTCAGATAAAGCAGGAAGATAATAGACTGTCTCAAAAGAGTAGGTGTTTCTCCATGTGAGGAAAGCCACTTGTCTTTCTACCTAggtacatttttttaaattgcagcCATTCTGGTTTAAActtgcaaaataattttgtgcaAGTTAGAGCACAGAAAGCTTCAACCTTGGCAGTTGACAAGGAATATCCATTATGATCCTGAACACTAATAAAAAACCTCAAGCATTTTTGGTAGAAGCTCTCTGAATGTGCTCATCTGATCCAGACCAGCAAACAGGTGACCTGTGCTGTTCTCCAGGTCTGTTCTCTGTGTGTGGTCTGTAGCACAGagatgcactgaattttgtgtcaCTGCAATAGTGATT of Passer domesticus isolate bPasDom1 chromosome 19, bPasDom1.hap1, whole genome shotgun sequence contains these proteins:
- the LYRM9 gene encoding LYR motif-containing protein 9 isoform X1, whose amino-acid sequence is MLFLQVLLPSPVCRPVQAVCCGLTLRCCGSLCCRPLAGMPPLPEAELVRSSLQLYRYLLRCCRRLPAGPVRQHYRHAIRQSFKVHADEDDPERIQQIIKRAIEDADWVMNKYKNQK
- the LYRM9 gene encoding LYR motif-containing protein 9 isoform X2, translated to MLPLAGMPPLPEAELVRSSLQLYRYLLRCCRRLPAGPVRQHYRHAIRQSFKVHADEDDPERIQQIIKRAIEDADWVMNKYKNQK
- the LYRM9 gene encoding LYR motif-containing protein 9 isoform X3, whose product is MPPLPEAELVRSSLQLYRYLLRCCRRLPAGPVRQHYRHAIRQSFKVHADEDDPERIQQIIKRAIEDADWVMNKYKNQK